The nucleotide window AAGTCTGCCAAAAATGAAGGGAAAGTGGTTCCTCTTGATGCTTCACCTACAACTGATTTTGGTAGAGACCAAAGGCGGTGTACTTTTATCACACCTAACTCAGGTATGCAGCTTAACAGACAAGGTTATGTTATTGACAGATTGTGGAAGTTTATAAGACATTTGAATAATGTGTTTGTGGTGTACTTGTTTGCAGACCCTATATATGTTGCTTACCATGATGAAGAATGGGGAGTTCCTGTCCATGATGACAAGTaagtctctctttctctctcatcccTCTGTCTCTCACAAACACACATACATTTCTTAAGCTAAATAGCTAATTTGCTTCTGTCATATTTGCAGTCTGTTGCTTGAATTGCTGGTGTTAACTGGTGCTCAAGTTGGATCAGATTGGACTTCAGTCCTGAGGAAAAGGCAAGCTTTGAGGTGGGTGTGatttcaaaattccattaCTCTTCTTAGTCCTAGAAATATTGAAAGAAACCAATAATATAGCTACTTTGTTCTTAATCTTACCAAATGCAGTATTTCTTTATGCAGGGAGTCCTTTTCAGGATTTGATGCAGATGGTGTGGCTAAATTTAGTGAAAGAAAGATAACATCAGTGAGTTCTGATTCTGGTATAGATATAAGCCTTGTTCGAGGAGCTGTTGACAATGCTAAACGAATTCTTCAGGTACTATAAGATAAAACTCAAACATAATCTCTATCAGATATATATTTGATAGATTTTACATTTACAGGTCATAtgttataagtttttttttttttttttatataaattgtgttttgctttatttttactttattaaTTTAACTCAATTTACAGATAAAGAGGGAAGTTGGATCATTTGACAAGTACTTGTGGGGATTTGTGAACCACAAGCCTATATCTACCCAATACAAGTCATGCCACAAGATCCCTGTGAAGAACTCCAAGTCAGAGAGCATAAGCAAAGACATGGTTAGAAGGGGTTTTAGGCTTGTTGGTCCCACAGTCATTCACTCATTCATGCAAGCAGCTGGCCTCACAAATGACCACTTGATCACCTGCCCACGGCACCTCCAATGTGCAGCTTCTTTGGCTTCAAGCCCTCCTGTTGCAGCCCCTGCTGCTTTATAATTTCACATCACAAAATAATCTACAAGAACAGACAGCTACAgatgaacatatatatatatgtgtgtgtggcATAGACTAGGACCCAATAACCATAATAAGCTTATTATCTCTAACTCTAAAATCTAGAAGTTGCTATGTACTCTGGTTGTGTGTATTTATATTAGCCGTTGTAAAAGTCTTGGTGGGTGCCTGAGAGGGCTAAATTGGAATGAGATgcttagagaaaaaaaagtgtgTGGAAAGAGGGGCATAGGAAGACAAGCAGAGCATGTGCAGGTGGGCAGGCAATGGCAAGTGTATGGGATCAAATAGCTTTCACTTGCTTGTTGTGGCCACCACATCCCCTCTATTATTTGCTTTGCTTTTAACAGATTGTGAAGAATAATCAGTGCAGGTAGGACTGTTGGCCCAGCCCTGCCATGGACCATGACATATCCATCTCCATCTCTTTCAACTTGGTCTTTGGACTGGATAAGAATTGTCAGCTCTTCTATAAAGGCTTCATTACATCATTTTCTCAgcttgtagtttttttttttcccctttgcTTCTAGGTTCTAACCTTTTGGGAGATTTGTATCATAAATTAATGTcaagtttgggtttttattaATCTTTACCGAGTTGGTATTATCTTATCTGCATGGC belongs to Prunus persica cultivar Lovell chromosome G4, Prunus_persica_NCBIv2, whole genome shotgun sequence and includes:
- the LOC18781509 gene encoding uncharacterized protein LOC18781509, with product MCSSKPKLQRTTSVPPSTPKMNRRPVLQPTGNQFPSLEQRKSLKKSSQEPLAPTPLPSPLPSAKTKASLSPPISPKLPSPRPPAFKRGKDPNELNSSAEKVVTPRCTTKFTSSVKKSKKSSGSVAAAPSAESILKNISSLIVEAPGSIAAARREQVATMQEQRKMRIAHYGRTKSAKNEGKVVPLDASPTTDFGRDQRRCTFITPNSDPIYVAYHDEEWGVPVHDDNLLLELLVLTGAQVGSDWTSVLRKRQALRESFSGFDADGVAKFSERKITSVSSDSGIDISLVRGAVDNAKRILQIKREVGSFDKYLWGFVNHKPISTQYKSCHKIPVKNSKSESISKDMVRRGFRLVGPTVIHSFMQAAGLTNDHLITCPRHLQCAASLASSPPVAAPAAL